In Setaria viridis chromosome 5, Setaria_viridis_v4.0, whole genome shotgun sequence, the genomic stretch GGGCGACGGAATCATCCTGCAGGACCTGCGGGTGGAGAACACGGCGGGCCCCGCGAAGCACCAGGCGGTGGCGCTTCGCGTGAGCGCCGACCAGGCCGTCGCCCACCGCTGCCGCGTCGACGGGCACCAGGACACCCTGTACGCGCACGCGCTCCGCCACTTCTACCGCGAGTGCTCCGTCTCCGGCACGGTCGACTTCGTCTTCGGCAACGCGGCCGCCGTGCTCAAGGGCTGCGCGCTGGCGGCGCGCCTGCCGCTGCGGGGCCAGCAGAACGCCGTCACGGCGCAGGGCCGGGAGGACCCCAACCAGAACACGGGCACGTCCGTGCACCGGTGCCGCGTCGTGCCGGCGCCGGACCTGGCGGCCGTGGCCGGGGCGGAGGTCAAGACGTTCCTGGGCCGGCCGTGGAAGGCCTACTCGCGGACGGTGTACATGCGGTCCTACGTGGGCGCGCACGTGGACCCCAGGGGGTGGCTGGAGTGGGACAAGGACTTCGCGCTCAAGACGCTCTTCTACGGGGAGTACGAGAACGAGGGGCCCGgggccggcacggcggcgcgcgTCCGGTGGCCCGGGTACCACGTCATCACCGACCGGAGCGTCGCCGTGCAGTTCACCGTCGGGCAGTTCATCCAGGGCGGCAGCTGGCTCAACGGCACCGGCGTGGCCTACATCAATGGACTCTGATTCATGGATTCCTGACCCCTGAGGCCCTGACGATGGTCAATTGGTCATGTTGGTTTCTGCCGATGCGTGCAGACTGCAGAGAACCAGTCATATTTGTGCTGTGTGGTATATTGGGTTGTGGGCGTGTGGATATATCATCAAACACTGTTGACCTGCAATTTGAACCATATTTTTGTTTACTAGTAGAGTGCACGTGCGGCACGCACGTGTTTCAAAACTTGAACCTTTTCTCCACTTCGAGCTTTAATACAATATAAAAAAACTATGGCTAAACTAGTAGTATGATATATTCTCTTAAGACATTAATAGTATTTCTTGCAATATATATGTTTTTATATTCtcttaaattttttttgcaaatcctTAGAAATGTTCTCTGTAAATTCATTCGATCTGTATTTCGGCATCTCAATCAAAAACCACTTTCCGAGCACTTAAAACATCAAGAAGCAAACAAGTCCTTCACATCCTTCACGTTAGCAATTGACGTGGGGGTAAAAAGATATGCGGTGAGAGGAAAAAAGGGTTGGGAGAGAGCTATACACTTGAGTTGATATAATGTGTAGCATTTATAATTGTACATCTGCAGCAATTGCGAACACATATAACACCattaaggaggtgtttggatacaccttgctaaagtttagcacttgtcaaatcgaatgtttggatgctaattagaactATTAATTATAGGCTAGTTACAAAACTacggagtctaattcgcgagatgaatctattaagcctaattagtccatgatttgacaatgtggtgttacaataaccatttgctaatgatagattaattaggtttaatagattcatctcgcgaattagcacatgattctacaattagttttataattaacttatgtttagtccttctaattagcatccgaacatccgatgtgacgctgctaaagtttagcacctagtatttAAACACCCACTAAGACTTGCAAGTAAATAGCCGAATGATGAGATTGCATCACCATGGCAGGGTGGTTCACGCTTCGTAGAACCACCAATTATCTGTCAGATTCAGGGAGGTACATTCTATGCgtgttcacttcagcttataagccggctgaaaagctgaaacagctgatttattgtgagaggaaaacactatttggtggctgataagccggctgaataagctgaagcgaacaggaaGGAGAGCGGATCTACCGGCGGCTACGGAGTCGGAGGGAGGCCGCATGTGCTGTCCTTGCACAGCGGCTCCGTAGGCGCGCACTATCTCATCCCCGTCGTGTGGGCTCCTGCCGCTCTTGTAGCTCTGCTTGCCTGCAGATATCCATGATCGGCTCAGCCTTGCCGGCAGCGGCTCGCCGGGTCTGCGACCTGGGATAGATGTAGGCGCGTGTGGCGGGTTGGGTACGCCGGCCAGCGGTCGGGCTCATCCTGCGCGGGGAGTGCGGGGCGCAACACACGCGGTGGCTCGGGCTGGGTGGCGCTCGGCCATGGCCGCGAGGTGAGGGAGGCAGGCGGCGCGCAGGCCAGGCGTATGCAGCCGGggtcgggcgcggcggcggatccgcaGGGCTCGCGCCAAGGGGTCGGGACGCGCACAGGGGTGGGGCCTTGGGGAGAAGCGGCGAGTAGCAGGAGGTCCCCGGGCGCGGCAGTGGAccggtgaatttttttttcaaaagaaaagacgGGAGCGGTGAAATTTGGGCATGGTGTGCAAAGCCGGCGGGTAAAGAAGCGCTCGGTGAGAAAATAATTAGTTTTTTGGCATAAATATTTTCTATCTCGCAGTTTTCATGGGTCTGCATCTCCTCCCACCTTATAACATGTAGGTCCAACGTGAGGGATACGGTGTCCCCAATATGATCACTCCAAAGACGTGTTCAAAAACTTGAGATTTCAATAAGAATAACCAATTCAATGCAAAAAGATCTAGCCCAGAACACCAACAGTGCTACAATATTTACTTGAGAAGATCATTCCAACATACAgagtaaaaaaagaaatataacaGTACTTTTTATAATATACAATATGATATTATTAGAAAAGGCAAGCTTATCCATCCAATTGTTTTCACAATTCATTATACCCATGCCAGGGCATTTGAAATCATCAGTCACTAACTAAAAAGCCTCTGGAGCAACAGTGACAGATAAGAAAGAAGATGGGAAATAATAATAATTACAAAACAAGAGAACGATCTCGAATTGAGGAAACCCTCACTCTGAATCTAGTCATTTATCCTAAAAATAGGTCTACATCTTAATTAAAGATATATTAGTCTACTTGTTTCTAACCAGAACCACTACAACTGTGAATAATTGAGCCATTGAGGAATCAAGTGCTGTAGAAAATAATGCATGATAAATAAACATATGTATCTAACCCTTTATGATGAGAAACTGAGTCTACAAAACAGAGAGACACAATACAAACCCTTTACTGCATTAGACGTTATAATTTTAGGCTTGTACGTCAAAGAGTGAATTGCCAGATTGAAGGAGCATACTCGGATCTCAAGGGCAGATGATCAACTCGGCGACTGCGGCAAACAGACAGCACCTGCATTAAAGATGAACTTGGTGGTGGCACACTGAAAATCGAACTAGCCTGAAATGAGCTCCACTCTGAATAACCATTACAGTTCTATACGCACTCGCCATTCAATACCTGTAGCAATTTACGGTTAGAGACTTAGAGTTGATGGAGATCCAAACGCGATGATGAGGGAAGGGCAAGGCAATGCAATGGCGTGGCCGCCTGACACAACGGCTCTGGCGCCGTGCCGACGAGTGAGCATTCGCAGGGCGATGGGCCACTGTGTGGAACGTGGCGGCACCGTGTAGATGGAGATGGGCGGCGATCGTACCTGAGGGAGCAGACGGTGGCGCGCGCCCTCCACAGCCGCTGCCCGCGGGACTCCGCAGCAGATCACGAGACTGCTGCAGCTTCTCATCGCGCCGAGTGTCGTCTCCACTGGGGCATGACAGCAGTCGAGCTGCACGCCGTATCCACCGTCTGGCCGCTGGACTACGTGGTGGAGCCTAGCGCAGGGTGTGGAGGCAGCGTTCGGGATTTGGGAGGCGACGCAGATAGGGATTCGGGAGGCGGCGTGCGGTGCGGGGGGAAAGAAGAGGCGGGAGAGAAGGAAAATGAAGATTTTCTGGCGGAGGACGCGCGCGGGACGGACGGGCGGGATTGGGGTGGGTAGGCGGGCGGGTGAGGCGAGCGCTGGGTGAAAAAATTGGCGATTTTGGCATAATCATTTTCCTTCGATTGATTTTTTTCATCTCCCCCGCTCCTGTCACACCTTATCCTATCAAGTTTACCTATCAAACCTTGATAGGTAAGAGTAACTCCAAAAGAATCTGTATCCTACACCTAATAcctgagaaaaaaagaaaaaaagaactctaTCCTACCCCTATTACATGAGAAAAACTTCCCTAAGCTATTCCCGACGCAAAAAATAGAGCCGGTCGCCGCGCATATTTTCGGGAGCAGCCTCCTCCCCCAGTCGGCCCCTTCCCacgtgcgcggcggcggtggggcgaggTGCGCCTGGGCCGCCGCTCGTTGGAACTCCGCACCGGAGCTCCCCCGGCctgcgcgccaccgccgccgcccccacctcTAGTGCGCGCGGCAGGGTGCGCGTCTCCACCACAATGCCGCCGTGCGCCGGCACTGCAGAGCGGGCTGACGACGATTGGAGGCAGGGTGGACCGGGGTGTTGTGTCTCTAGCGGCTTCGCCGGCGGACAAGGCGGAGAGGTGGGTGCGCAGGTGAGAGGGGCTTACCAGAGGGTGGTTTGAGAGGATACACGAAGTCGGGGATGGCCGAAGATGCTCGTCGACGGTGAGCGGAGCTTCAGGCGGCGGGTCACACGGGCGGCCGCAGGAACTAAGATTCCCGACGGTCTAGTCGCCGGAGCTCGTCAAAGATGGGTCAGGGGCGAAGCCGGGAAGGTGGACGAGCTTCGGGTGTGAGCGATATGTAAATGATGGAGGGGCAGCGTCGAATTTTTGACCGACGATAGGCGGAGCTTGGAGCTGGCGGACAGGATTGGAGGGATGCAGAGCTTGGGGCCGGTGAGGGATTGGAGGGAGGCGGCTGAACAACATGGCTGactgccggccgccgctcgcctccgcTCCAGTCACCACGCGGCCCTCATCGCAAGAACAGGAGCGAGGCGGGGTGGCATTCCAGCGCAGGAGCTCGGCCTCCCAGCGTAGGGCCTTGGCCTCACCAAATTGTTCTGCTCCTCTTTCGAATGTTCATGCGTGAGGGCCAGGTGAGCAGCCGGCTTAATTACGATGATACGgactgttttgaaatattgaggGTTAGTTATTATCGATCTGTTGTGGGTTagtttttttgaattttttttgaaaaagttggGGAAGAACTTTTAGGAATCCTCTATGTAATTGTAGCGGGCCATATACGATAAAATAAAGGTCCATCCAGGCAGGCCCAGCCCAAAAAaccgaccccttttcgttcGCCTCTTTGTGGCTGAACTTGTTCGAATAGACCAACGAACCTTATCTGTGCAGTTTGGGACTCTGGCGGCCCGTCATTTTTGCTGTGTgcttttagaaaaagaaaaatacccGACTATGTGCCTTTTTTTTTGCTATATACTGAGAGCCTAGTTTTGTCCTACTCTGGACTTTCACTGTCAGGCTCGGTTATTTGACAGCACTCGTCCAGAGAGAGGCTATCACTATCCTGAATTTCTGACCCAGTCAAATGAGTAAAAACAATGGCCTCCTTTTACTCAACTGGTTTCTCCGAGAAGGCAGAAACAGAGAAATGATGACATCTATAAGTCATACTGTTTTGAAATGCTCAGTAGTTACATTCGCTA encodes the following:
- the LOC117856513 gene encoding pectinesterase, with the translated sequence MTRPPRRSPACTGAPVVAIATRGSARRSLMDLARDRLADASAADDDDARTWISAALTFYATCADGVGEGSLRYAVVARQRLKSLASASLAVLNAVGGGGSGSRGDDVLAEDVVDAFPSWMTARDRALMEQGAGVDIKADVVVAQDGSGKYRTVKEAVDAAPDGGKIRYVIYVKKGVYKENVEVGKKKKKKLMIVGDGVDATVITGSRNVVDGATTFNSATLAVAGDGIILQDLRVENTAGPAKHQAVALRVSADQAVAHRCRVDGHQDTLYAHALRHFYRECSVSGTVDFVFGNAAAVLKGCALAARLPLRGQQNAVTAQGREDPNQNTGTSVHRCRVVPAPDLAAVAGAEVKTFLGRPWKAYSRTVYMRSYVGAHVDPRGWLEWDKDFALKTLFYGEYENEGPGAGTAARVRWPGYHVITDRSVAVQFTVGQFIQGGSWLNGTGVAYINGL